One genomic segment of Sminthopsis crassicaudata isolate SCR6 chromosome 2, ASM4859323v1, whole genome shotgun sequence includes these proteins:
- the MFAP1 gene encoding microfibrillar-associated protein 1, translating into MSVPSALMKQPPIHSTAGAVPVRNEKGEISMEKVKVKRYVSGKRPDYAPMESSDEEDEEFQFIKKAKEQEAEPEEQEEDSPSDPRLRRLQNRINEDVEERLARHRKIVEPEVVGESDSEVEGDARRMEREDSSEEEEEEIDDEEIEWRRGMMRQRAQERKNEEMEVMEVEDEGHSGEESESESEYEEYTDSEDEMEPRLKPVFIRKKDRVTVQEREAEALKQKELEQEAKRLAEERRKYTLKIVEEETKKELEENKRSLAALDALNTDDENDEEEYEAWKVRELKRIKRDREDREAIEKEKAEIERMRNLTEEERRAELRANGKVITNKAVKGKYKFLQKYYHRGAFFMDEDEEVYKRDFSAPTLEDHFNKTILPKVMQVKNFGRSGRTKYTHLVDQDTTSFDSAWGQESAQNTKFFKQKAAGVRDVFERPSAKKRKTT; encoded by the exons ATGTCGGTCCCCAGCGCCCTCATGAAGCAGCCCCCCATTCATTCCACGGCTGGGGCCGTCCCAGTTCGCAATGAGAAAG GGGAGATTTCAATGGAGAAAGTGAAGGTGAAACGTTATGTGTCCGGCAAGAGACCAGACTACGCACCTATGGAGTCCTcagatgaggaagatgaagaaTTTCAGTTCATTAAGAAAGCCAAGGAACAAGAAGCAGAGCCTGAGGAACAGGAAGAGGATTCACCTAGCGATCCCCGGCTTCGGCGTTTACAAAACCGCATCAATGAAGATGTTGAAGAAAG GTTGGCCCGGCATCGGAAAATAGTAGAGCCTGAAGTGGTAGGAGAAAGTGATTCTGAAGTAGAAGGAGATGCAAGACGAATGGAGCGAGAGGACAGtagtgaggaagaagaagaagaaattgatgaTGAG GAAATTGAGTGGCGGCGTGGCATGATGCGTCAGAGagcacaagaaaggaaaaatgaagaaatggaagtcaTGGAAGTAGAAGATGAAGGACATTCTGGTGAGGAATCAGAATCAGAGTCTGAGTATGAAGAATATACCGACAGTGAAGATGAAATGGAACCCCGTCTCAAGCCAGTCTTCATTCGAAA GAAGGACCGGGTAACAGTTCAAGAGCGTGAAGCAGAAGCACTGAAGCAGAAAGAGTTGGAGCAGGAGGCAAAACGTCTGGCTGAGGAGAGGCGCAAGTATACTCTCAAG ATCGTGGAAGAGGAGACAAAGAAGGAACTAGAGGAAAACAAACGTTCCTTGGCTGCCCTAGATGCACTCAATACAGATGACGAGAATGATGAGGAAGAATATGAGGCATGGAAAGTTCGGGAGCTAAAACGAATCAAACGGGACAGAGAAGATCGAGAAGC GATCGAGAAGGAGAAAGCAGAGATTGAACGTATGCGAAAcctaacagaagaggaaagacGAGCTGAACTCCGAGCAAATGGCAAAGTTATCACAAACAAAGCTGTTAAGGGCAAATACAAGTTCTTGCAGAAGTACTATCATCGGGGTGCTTTCTTTATG GATGAAGATGAAGAAGTATACAAGAGAGATTTCAGTGCTCCCACCCTGGAAGATCATTTCAATAAGACTATTCTTCCCAAAGTTATGCAG GTCAAGAACTTTGGACGGTCAGGCAGAACCAAATATACTCATCTTGTGGATCAAGATACCACTTCCTTTGATTCAGCTTGGGGTCAAGAGAGTGCCCAAAACACCAAGTTCTTCAAACAAAAAGCAGCTGGGGTACGAGATGTATTTGAAAGGCCATCTGCCAAGAAGAGGAAAACTACTTAG